Sequence from the Equus asinus isolate D_3611 breed Donkey chromosome 5, EquAss-T2T_v2, whole genome shotgun sequence genome:
GAGAAGACGACATTTGAGAAAatacttgaaggaggtgagggtgtGAACCATAAAGATATCTagggaaaaaagaatttctaGCAGTGAGAACAGTAAATGTAAAAGCTCTGAGGTAGGAGCATGGCTTGAATGGGAAGCAGAAAAAATGGCTGTATGTCTGGAGCAGATAGTGAGAGGTGACAGGTAGGAGATGAAGCCAGGGAGGTGAGAGGGGAACCTGGGAGCCCTCATCAGGACTTTGGCTTTTCTTCTGAATGCTACaagccactggagagttttgataAGAGGATTTACATACTGTTTAAATGATATGACCTACATTTTAATAGGGTCACTCTTGTTACTGCGCCAAGAATAGACTGCGGAGGAAGAGACTGGAAGCCAAGGAACTAGCCAGGGTATATTACAATATTCTGGCAAGAGAAGATGATGATTTGAGCCAAAGTAGCAATGATATAGAGGATGAGAAGTGATCTCTTTGGGGATGTATATTTTAAAGGGAACCAGCAATATTTGCTGATGTATAACATTTGGTGTGGGGGAGAAAGAGAACAGTTAGAAAGACTGTGAGTTGCTTTTACCTTAGCCACATCAAAGTTGTTTTTTCACCTTACATTTAACTGAGCTGAGGATGACTGTGAAAGGAGGAGGTTTATAAGGggttggaaattttattttagaaaatgttaattttgCCATGCCTATTAGATATACAAATGAAGAGAGATGTCAAGTAGGCAATTGGATAGATGAATTAAGAGAAGATATCTAGGATGGAAACATATTTCAGATTTATCAGCATATACTAATAATTAAAGCCTAGGTCATATCCACAATTAGAATGGGGATTCAAATTCAGATCCTGCTAACTCTCATACTATTTCCTACTGCCCCAAACGTGAGTATCAATATGATATTTCTCGTCCATCTGAGCCTGAGTCCTGTCCATGGCTTTATGTGGTGTTATTTTTTAACCCAAACTGACAACTATCAGCCTTTTCACTACCAGTGCAATGTCTCAGATATTGAAATTCTAAGCCAAggttttagaattttctatgaaaaaaaccTGGCAATTTGCAATGTTGTGCAATATGCAATTTCttccctttaaaatttttaatacacAGATCAGTTTTCTCTCACAATGTCACCTAAAGTGGGCCTGTTTTGTGTTCAGTGACCTGCTAAACCCTGCATGAAACTTGAGCGTGTGAGAGACACATTTCAGCTTAATGTGGTGGTAAGAGCATGGAGCAGGGAGTTTTGAGTCTGGGCTCTATTATCTACTCCCTTTCTCACCTTGGATGGCTgattttatgaaatgaaaataggGATACTGACCTCAATGAGTCATGGTGATAATCTAATGAGATCacatttatgaaaacattttacagAGTgccattttctaaatgaccattttcttctttggggTTTAGAAAAGGTGCATTTCTAGCTGTTAGCATTCTGTGGCAGTTATTTATGGACCAGCAAAAGGATTCAGAGAAAAGGACTGGTCAGTAACAGATTCTATTGTCCAGGTGTGCCAAGGTGGGATTGAAGATTAAGTCCAGATCAAACTGAAGATACATTCCCACCCACCACTGAACACTCTCCTGTGAGCAACATGCCTATGGAGGAGTCCTTGCCAGTTTTTAAGAAACACTTCCAGACACACAGGCACCAAATTCCCAAGTAAATATGCTTCATTTTCTTGAGAAATGCCAGGGGCACAGAAGTTTTCTCCTGGTTTCAATTCTTGAGTCTCTGGCTTCTGTACACGTCACTTTGTTCTTTACAGTGGCAACCACTGTGGGTAGGGCTGAAAAGATGGGGGTGAGGGGATAAAAATTCTAGGGAAAACACTTCTCTTCCCAAAGAAGTTTACTTgaaacttctctttttcctgaaaatttgtAGTGTGTGGATTTTCAAAGCTACAGCATTAGAGAGGAAGAAGGCAAAGGGAAGCAaccagggttttttgtttgtttcacattTACACAGTCCTTTGCAGGACTTATTAGTCTTGATATTTGAAAGAATGACTTTAGGAACTACAGAGAGCTCTAGAACTTTTTGGTTTACTGTAAACATTTTGTATTTCCCTAGCCTCCTTACTTTGGTTtatggtgtgtctgtgtgtgtgtgtgttttcttcaaAATGAGAAATCTGTTGTGTACAGTTTCTTCCACAGGGCCCTTGGGATTTTATCAGGGCTATTTAGacaaaccaacaaatatttatagaatcaCTACTAAGTGCCTGGAGCAATGCTAGGCCaatttggatggaatgttccctGGGCATGGAGGTGGATATGGTTTGACTGTTTAGCTCTGAAATGCCTTCAGTCCCTGCATCTGTGGATCTTACATGGTGTTCTCTCATTGAGATTGCAAGAGATTCAGGAATATATCTTCTTCTTTCCTCAGAAGGAAGGCTGTGTACACCCGAGGCTGTAGAAATCATAGCTCTGTAACTGAGTTTATCCTCCTTGGCTTCTCCAGAAATCCCAGGACCAACTggatccttttcttcctcttcctcttcctttactTATTTACAGTTCTGGGCAATGGGCTCATTGTTACCCTGATCAGAGTGGATGCACaccttcacacccccatgtacttcttcctcagcaTCCTCTCTCTCCTGGACCTCAGCTATGCCACCACGACAGTGCCCCAGATGTTGGTCCATCTAGTAAGAAAGAATAAGATCatctcctatgttgggtgtgtgGTCCAGATGTATGTTTTCCTGACCTTGGGCATCACTGAAACCTGGATTTTCGCAgccatggcctatgacagatatgttgcCATATGCTACCCACTCCACTATAGGGTCAAGATGAGCCAAACCCTGTGTGTACTCCTGGTAGACAGCTCTGCCCTTTGTGGTCTTACCTCTGCCCTCATCTACACAGTCTTTGCAATGAATCTGCCCTACTGTGGTCCCAATGAAATCAACCACTTCTTTTGTGAAATCCCTGCTGTCTTGAAGTTGGCCTGTGCAGATACATCCCTTAATGACCAAGTGGACTTTATCTTGGGTTTCATCTTACTCCTGATCCCATTATCCCTCATCCTGGCCTCATATGTTTGTATCTTCATGGCTATTCTAAAGATTCGCTCCACCCAGGGGCGAATcaaggccttctccacctgtgcctcaCATATCATTGTGGTCACCATGTTCTGTATTCCATGCATGGTCATGTATATGAGGCCTGGCTCTGAAGCCTCCCCAGAGGATGACAAGAAGTTGGCCCTGTTCTACAACGTCATTTCTGCCTTTCTCAACCCCATCATCTATAGCCTCCGGAATAAAGATGTGAAGAAGGCTTTCCTCAAGTTAATCAGAATGAATGAGGACACTCAATAGGCCATGGGCTGGGACTATCGGCTGTGCCTCTGGTCTCTGTGTATATCATCCACGCTTTCAGTGAAGTCATTAAGCTGAATGAGGAGCTGAGGATGAGGAAGATATCTAGAAAAAACCCACTTTTGCATTAATTTGGCCACTGGAAACATTAGGAAAGGACTCAGGGAGAACTTGGTTCTAGGCTTAAATACATCATTGAGCTTCTGTGGCTTTGGAAAAGTCACCTCACTTCTCTGGGACTTaatttccatatctgtaaaatgtgtttcatgtatttattgtcCCTAAATAATAACTTTATTGATCTCTTTCCATATGACAGTCACTGTCTAAGTGCTTTATTTGtacttattattttaattcttataacaactctagaggtaggtattattatcctcttCATACATAAAGAACCTGAGGCACAAGATTAAGTGGGTTTCCAAATGCTACCCAACCAGAGAGTAATacaactgagatttgaacccaggcagtacAGGTCCAGAGCCCAGGCTCTTATCTCTTAGATTATGCCACATCTCAAGTAGTCAGTAGAGATTTTTGAAGCTTAGCTGAGATAATGGGTGGGATactttgaagaaaatttaaaacacttagGATTTTATTCTCAGGCACAGCTATAGGGCCAGGTTCATGAAGTCTGGAGCTCTAATGGATACTCTAGAGTCACCAGCATTCCATAGCCTAAGCAAATAGCATTGTGCCGTGGAATATTAACttctcaataagtgtttgttgagtgagttttcccagccccacccctaTCCTTGGTCTGCCATCTGCCCAATTCTTCTTTCAGCTCTTCTTCACTTTCATGAGTCCCTCTCTTATTTACTTTGTACCTGCTTTCACTGTGACTTCCAGCAACCCAGACTTATATTTACCAGAATATCTTGGTTCCACAACTGATTTACCCTTAAATTTTCTCTACCACCAGAGAGACCAGAGGGCAGTGGGAAGTGTGGGAAATGCACTGGACTTTAGTCTTGACCTAATTTGTTGAGACCTTGGAAAAACCACAGAATCTATCTGGAACTCTGTTCTCCACTCCCACCTgtaaaaaatggagagaatgacCATATCTGACTCTGGCTATACCATAAAATTAT
This genomic interval carries:
- the LOC106847766 gene encoding olfactory receptor 2G3-like is translated as MKPGRNHSSVTEFILLGFSRNPRTNWILFFLFLFLYLFTVLGNGLIVTLIRVDAHLHTPMYFFLSILSLLDLSYATTTVPQMLVHLVRKNKIISYVGCVVQMYVFLTLGITETWIFAAMAYDRYVAICYPLHYRVKMSQTLCVLLVDSSALCGLTSALIYTVFAMNLPYCGPNEINHFFCEIPAVLKLACADTSLNDQVDFILGFILLLIPLSLILASYVCIFMAILKIRSTQGRIKAFSTCASHIIVVTMFCIPCMVMYMRPGSEASPEDDKKLALFYNVISAFLNPIIYSLRNKDVKKAFLKLIRMNEDTQ